From Penicillium psychrofluorescens genome assembly, chromosome: 1, one genomic window encodes:
- a CDS encoding uncharacterized protein (ID:PFLUO_001778-T1.cds;~source:funannotate): MSRPFPYTYISCPCADTPVPEPGRKRKSTLSPQKPERTSVPAEDSQETQKEKDDDDEQEQEAQGEDEEEQTFDPRSPRSNFSLYPPEQLLYCEDCHQIKCPRCITEEIVSWYCPNCLFETPSSMVKSDGNRCGRNCFNCPACTAPLAVSAIENMAGNATQQGPWVLSCGYCLWTTLDIGIKFDKPTNIRSQLQKMTDSTAPASFDRKPSRTFGDLKSPLATFSSIDEQSNARHEEDPDQSAHKEDSAPPLGAEARFAALKSFYRTQINETSNSPSDPLSSEFGFSSPGALNRLMSLYASSSRLGGLYGSGNKKPKSKPPVMREALTASEGLRIADSLAEVEVIERLASADCGWNGVASADQRTEQSPDVRFVDDLLPLPVLLRTKRAKRCKPCKHILVKPETKPQSTRFRIRLIALSYIPLPTLRPLAFPSSSSVVSPTVPAPDLTALPPLRPIHVLLNLKNHMFDPVRITLATPSVTPGRVSSKVTVLCPQFEIGANSDVWDEALQGAEAPIADSRSATLRGGEKVPEAGKVWDKGRNWTTVVLEVVPGTLPGTDPLSQGGADDGQSPALPDEDVLEIPVFVHMEWEAEVQLEQQNVGKSSKPDDLVTRELAYWMVLGVGRIQAGL, encoded by the exons ATGTCGCGTCCATTCCCTTACACCTACATCTCCTGTCCCTGCGCGGACACTCCCGTCCCCGAGCCGGGCAGGAAGCGCAAGTCAACACTGTCGCCGCAGAAACCAGAGCGCACAAGTGTGCCAGCAGAAGACAGCCAAGAAacacagaaagagaaagatgacgatgatgaacaagaacaagaagcacagggagaggatgaagaggagcagaCGTTCGACCCCAGATCACCGCGGTCCAACTTCTCGCTGTACCCGCCGGAACAGCTCCTCTACTGCGAGGACTGTCACCAGATCAAATGTCCGCGATGCATCACCGAGGAGATTGTGAGCTGGTACTGTCCCAATTGCTTGTTCGAAACGCCGAGTAGTATGGTGAAGAGCGATGGCAACAG GTGTGGCAGAAATTGTTTCAACTGCCCTGCTTGCACTGCTCCTCTGGCTGTGAGTGCCATTGAAAATATGGCTGGCAATGCGACCCAGCAGGGGCCGTGGGTGCTCTCCTGCGGATACTGTCTATGGACCACGCTCGATATCGGCATCAAGTTCGACAAGCCAACCAATATCCGCAGCCAACTGCAGAAAATGACAGATTCCACTGCTCCAGCCTCCTTTGACCGAAAGCCGTCCCGCACTTTCGGCGATCTCAAATCCCCCTTGGCCACTTTTTCCTCCATTGACGAACAATCCAATGCCCGTCATGAAGAGGATCCGGATCAGTCCGCACATAAAGAGGACTCGGCGCCTCCTCTCGGCGCAGAAGCTCGCTTTGCTGCGTTGAAATCATTCTACCGTACCCAAATCAACGAGACATCAAACTCTCCCAGCGATCCTCTCAGCTCGGAATTTGGATTCTCTTCGCCCGGAGCCCTGAACCGGCTGATGTCTCTCTACGCCTCGTCATCCCGTCTGGGTGGGCTCTACGGCAGCGGCAACAAGAAGCCCAAATCCAAGCCACCGGTCATGCGCGAAGCTCTCACGGCCAGCGAAGGTCTCCGCATTGCCGACTCTCTCGCCGAAGTCGAGGTGATCGAACGTCTGGCTTCCGCAGACTGCGGCTGGAACGGCGTTGCCTCAGCAGACCAGCGCACCGAGCAATCGCCCGACGTCCGCTTTGTCGACGATCTCCTCCCcctcccagtcctcctgcGCACCAAGCGCGCCAAACGCTGCAAGCCCTGCAAGCACATCCTTGTCAAGCCCGAGACCAAGCCGCAGTCCACCCGGTTCCGCATCCGCCTCATCGCACTCAGCTACATCCCGCTCCCGACCCTACGGCCTCTTGCTTTCccctcatcgtcttcggtgGTCTCCCCCACCGTCCCTGCTCCAGATCTCACTGCCCTCCCCCCTCTCCGACCTATCCATGtccttctcaacctcaaAAACCACATGTTCGACCCCGTGCGCATCACTCTCGCGACACCGTCCGTAACTCCAGGCCGCGTCTCCTCCAAAGTGACTGTCTTGTGTCCGCAATTTGAAATCGGCGCCAACAGCGACGTCTGGGACGAGGCGCTGCAAGGAGCAGAGGCGCCCATCGCCGATTCACGCTCTGCCACTCTGCGCGGCGGTGAAAAGGTCCCTGAGGCCGGGAAGGTGTGGGACAAGGGCCGGAACTGGACCACTGTTGTGCTAGAGGTCGTCCCGGGCACGCTGCCGGGCACGGATCCTTTGTCCCAGGGAGGCGCAGATGACGGCCAGAGCCCGGCTTTGCCTGATGAGGACGTACTGGAAATCCCGGTGTTTGTGCACATGGAATGGGAGGCGGAGGTACAGCTGGAACAGCAGAATGTTGGTAAGAGTTCTAAGCCAGATGACCTGGTTACGCGGGAACTGGCTTATTGGATGGTCCTGGGCGTGGGGAGGATCCAGGCTGGGTTGTGA
- a CDS encoding uncharacterized protein (ID:PFLUO_001779-T1.cds;~source:funannotate): MLPLRAIRPTILRHCLTTSSIRTYAAQTPGNPMLEIFDRRTKHLQKDRAAHNVEESRKVDYLKDEVAMRLCERLLDIKRTFPNVLDLGANSCNIARALTQPNIDYTTPDDTQTPPLAERISKLTCVETSRALLHRDEDLPFNKEIDITREVTPDLETLSYEPNSFDAVLSSLSIHWVNDLPALLAQVNTILKPDAPFIAAMFGGDTLFELRGSMQLADMERRGGVSPHVSPLADVRDVGSLLTRAGFKMQTVDVEDIVVEFPDTFALMQDLQAMGESNAIMHREAGPLSRDVLLANDAIYHALHREEGAQGIPATFRLIYMIGWKEGKDQAQPLQRGSGDVNLKDLLGGGQFEKP, from the exons ATGCTCCCTCTCCGGGCAATTCGCCCGACTATTTTACGGCACTGTCTTACCACATCATCAATCCGCACTTATGCCGCCCAAACGCCCGGCAACCCGATGCTAGAGATCTTCGATCGCCGGACAAAACATCTACAGAAAGACCGTGCCGCGCATAATGTCGAAGAGAGCCGGAAAGTCGACTACCTCAAAGACGAGGTGGCAATGCGGTTATGCGAGCGGTTACTG GATATCAAGCGCACATTCCCCAATGTCCTTGACCTAGGCGCGAACAGCTGCAACATTGCGCGTGCGCTGACGCAACCGAACATTGACTACACCACGCCCGATGACACACAGACGCCGCCGCTGGCCGAGCGAATCTCCAAACTGACCTGCGTCGAAACATCGCGGGCACTACTGCACCGGGATGAGGATCTGCCCTTTAACAAGGAGATTGATATTACGCGGGAAGTGACCCCAGACCTGGAGACTCTCTCCTACGAACCGAACTCATTCGACGCCGtcctctcctcgctctcgaTACACTGGGTCAACGACCTGCCCGCGCTACTGGCGCAAGTGAACACGATCCTCAAGCCAGATGCGCCCTTCATCGCGGCCATGTTCGGTGGTGATACGCTCTTTGAGCTGCGCGGATCAATGCAGCTGGCGGATATGGAGCGGCGCGGCGGCGTGAGTCCGCACGTCTCACCGCTGGCGGATGTCCGGGACGTAGGCAGTCTGTTGACTCGTGCCGGGTTCAAGATGCAGACGGTGGATGTCGAAGATATTGTTGTTGAGTTCCCGGATACCTTTGCTCTTATGCAGGACCTGCAGGCTATGGGCGAGAGCAATGCCATCATGCATCGTGAGGCTGGGCCGCTATCGCGCGATGTCTTGTTGGCGAACGACGCTATTTACCATGCTCTCCATAGGGAGGAGGGTGCACAGGGGATTCCTGCAACGTTCCGGTTAATCTATATGATCGGgtggaaggaagggaaggacCAGGCGCAGCCATTGCAGCGTGGCAGCGGCGACGTCAACTTGAAGGATCTACTGGGCGGCGGCCAGTTCGAGAAGCCATGA
- a CDS encoding uncharacterized protein (ID:PFLUO_001780-T1.cds;~source:funannotate), which translates to MSQLDNFRTINIDRLDPESSANFPMETLLPATLPPPETSSDAANVATQVRQLLRGGDPEGALRQVLDTAPLAGDARAKEVHLATVIEVLQGIRQGEMTRVLEGVCAGDGGSERADCLMKYLYKGMSAPAPGSGTQSPRSMSVSPQNTGGFSQIQGRNLGEGGGGQQMSVVLSWHEKLVEVAGTGSIVRVMTDRRTV; encoded by the exons ATGTCTCAACTCGACAACTTCCGCACGATCAATATCGACCGCCTGGACCCGGAGTCCTCGGCCAACTTCCCCATGGAAACCCTCCTCCCCGCGACGCTGCCACCCCCCGAGACCTCCAGTGATGCTGCAAACGTCGCAACACAGGTGCGCCAGCttctgcgcggcggcgaccCCGAGGGCGCACTGCGGCAGGTCCTCGACACAGCCCCACTGGCCGGCGACGCCCGCGCCAAGGAGGTGCACCTGGCTACCGTTATTGAAGTGCTGCAGGGGATTCGGCAGGGGGAGATGACCCGTGTGTTGGAGGGGGTTTGTGCTGGAGACGGCGGGTCGGAGAGGGCGGATTGTTTGATGAAGTATCT CTACAAGGGGATGTCCGCGCCTGCCCCCGGTAGCGGGACTCAGTCGCCGCGCAGCATGTCAGTTTCGCCGCAGAATACCGGCGGGTTCTCACAGATCCAGGGGCGGAATTTGGGCGAAGGTGGTGGCGGACAGCAGATGAGTGTGGTGCTGAGCTGGCATGAGAAGCTCGTCGAGGTGGCAGGCACTGGGTCGATTGTGCGGGTCATGACGGACCGCCGGACGGTTTGA
- a CDS encoding uncharacterized protein (ID:PFLUO_001781-T1.cds;~source:funannotate) has protein sequence MAQETKIIAIAGATGTQGSSVARTFLALPNWHVRCLTRNPSGAAAQALASAGAEIVQADLSDIESLRRAFVNAHAIFLNTDFWAPYVASKDSTQAYQVEILHGRNAAIAAAEVPTLERFVYSTLAPIKKHSRGKYSHSYHWDSKADVAHNILTETPDLAKKTSFVIIAAYATNPLFMPKVTPTGGYSFVIPGRKALKIPVIDTEGSTGQFVRALVENEPAGTRLLAYDSYLSMEAIVEAWKKVTGHNIEVVEMDAETMGREFGIPMEVLDAPWFIDEFGYTGGIDGVIDHEGLKVKVHTKSFEEWLEGQNWKEMLVGGQEQLANVSN, from the coding sequence ATGGCTCAGGAAACCAaaatcatcgccatcgccggtGCGACAGGAACCCAAGGCTCCTCAGTCGCCCGAACCTTCCTCGCTCTACCCAACTGGCACGTTCGCTGCCTTACGCGCAATCCTTCTGGCGCCGCAGCCCAAGCCCTCGCTTCTGCCGGTGCAGAAATCGTCCAAGCCGATCTTTCCGATATCGAGTCTCTGCGGCGCGCATTTGTCAATGCTCATGCTATCTTCCTGAACACGGATTTCTGGGCGCCTTATGTTGCCTCAAAAGACAGTACTCAAGCCTATCAGGTTGAGATTTTGCATGGGCGCAACGCTGCCATCGCTGCAGCAGAGGTTCCCACCCTAGAACGATTTGTCTATTCTACCCTTGCGCCGATCAAGAAACACTCCCGTGGAAAGTATTCGCATTCCTATCACTGGGATTCGAAAGCAGATGTTGCGCACAACATCTTGACCGAGACTCCGGATTTAGCCAAAAAAACGTCGTTCGTTATTATCGCGGCGTATGCTACGAATCCTCTGTTTATGCCGAAAGTCACTCCTACGGGAGGCTACTCATTCGTAATCCCAGGCCGGAAGGCGTTGAAGATTCCAGTCATCGATACCGAAGGCTCGACGGGTCAGTTTGTACGTGCATTGGTTGAGAATGAACCTGCTGGGACCCGGCTTCTAGCGTATGACAGTTATCTTTCTATGGAAGCAATTGTTGAAGCATGGAAAAAGGTGACTGGGCACAACATTGAGGTAGTTGAAATGGATGCGGAGACGATGGGTCGAGAATTTGGTATTCCTATGGAAGTGCTGGATGCGCCGTGGTTTATCGATGAATTTGGGTATACCGGAGGTATTGATGGAGTTATCGACCATGAGGGATTGAAGGTGAAGGTCCACACTAAGTCGTTTGAGGAATGGTTGGAGGGACAAAACTGGAAGGAAATGCTGGTGGGAGGACAAGAGCAGCTGGCGAATGTTTCAAACTGA
- a CDS encoding uncharacterized protein (ID:PFLUO_001782-T1.cds;~source:funannotate) translates to MPFKHGEMEIQELGSRSQKNRDDEDLARHGKKQQFERNFGFLSMLGFTTTMMCTWEAVLFANAIAMVDGGSATLVYGFIFCWIGALVTAASLAEMASMAPTSSGQYHWVAMLAPKGQAVFLSWVTGWLDVIGWWANTAAGVYFGATVTQGLLVLNYPDYVYQQWHGTLLMFAALVVCVLVNSVGAKLLPKVEGLILILHIMGFFAVLIPLVYLAPKKDATYVFATFENSSGWSSAGLTWLIGLMGTNLPFIGYDGPCHMAEEVINASTIVPWCMIGTILLNGSLGFAVVVAFLFCIGDVDKAMKSPTGYGFIEVFYNATQSHAGASVMAAIPTALVICASFGFLASASRLTWAFARDKGLPFSNFLSHLSYNHAIPLRSVILCATLTGCICVINVGSTAAFNAIISLTTAGLFTSYEIAIVLMFLKKIKGEHIPYGPWTLGPFGIVINLASICFLTIAVFFSFFPQGLPVTPANMNWSIVVFSGELILGLLWYVFYGRKVYHGPIVEAGVIPMEGGFVVQGQREDF, encoded by the exons ATGCCGTTCAAACACGGCGAGATGGAGATCCAGGAGCTGGGCTCCCGATCACAGAAGAACCgtgatgatgaggatctgGCAAGACATGGCAAGAAGCAACAGTTCGAG AGAAattttggtttcttgtccATGCTGGGCTTCACTACCACAATGATGTGCACTTGGGAGGCAGTGCTTTT TGCCAATGCGATTGCAATGGTTGACGGCGGTTCTGCGACCCTCGTATATGGATTCATATTCTGCTGGATAGGGGCCCTAGTCACCGCCGCCTCGCTAGCTGAGATGGCCTCAAT GGCTCCTACTTCCTCCGGACAATATCATTGGGTGGCAATGCTAGCTCCCAAAGGTCAAGCGGTATTCCTGAGCTGGGTGACAGGATGGCTGGACGTAATCGGATGGTGGGCCAACACTGCTGCGGGAGTATACTTCGGCGCAACAGTCACCCAGGGTCTTCTGGTTCTGAACTATCCGGATTATGTATATCAACAGTGGCATGGGACCTTGCTCATGTTTGCCGCGTTGGTTGTTTGCGTTCTGGTAAATTCTGTCGGAGCAAAGCTCTTGCCTAAGGTGGAGGGCTTGATTCTGATCCTTCACATTATGGGATTCTTTGCCGTCTTGATTCCCCTTGTCTACCTCGCACCGAAGAAAGACGCAACGTACGTTTTCGCCACCTTCGAGAATTCCTCCGGGTGGAGTAGCGCAGGTCTGACCTGGCTTATCGGACTGATGGGAACTAACCTCCCATTCATTG GTTATGACGGTCCCTGCCATATGG CTGAGGAAGTCATCAATGCCTCAACCATCGTGCCTTGGTGCATGATCGGCACAATCTTGCTGAATGGATCGCTCGGGTTTGCTGTCGTAgttgcctttcttttctgcatcggcgatgtcgacaaggccatgaaAAGCCCAACAGGCTACGGCTTCATTGAAGTTTTCTATAACGCCACTCAGTCCCACGCCGGAGCGTCCGTAATGGCTGCCATTCCCACTGCACTGGTCATCTGTGCATCTTTTGGATTTCTGGCTTCTGCGTCGCGCCTCACGTGGGCTTTTGCGAGAGACAAGGGGCTGCCATTTTCAAACTTCCTGTCTCAC CTCAGCTATAACCATGCCATTCCTCTCCGCTCGGTCATTCTTTGCGCGACGCTCACAGGCTGCATCTGTGTTATCAACGTGGGATCGACCGCTGCGTTCAATGCTATTATCTCGTTGACGACAGCGGGCCTTTTCACATCTTACGAGATTGCGATCGTTCTAATGTTCTTGAAGAAAATCAAGGGAGAGCATATTCCATATGGTCCCTGGACCCTCGGTCCGTTCGGCATTGTTATCAACCTTGCCTCGATTTGTTTCTTGACCATCgctgtcttcttctctttcttccctcaAGGCTTGCCTGTGACACCTGCGAACATGAATTGGTCAATTGTTGTGTTCTCTGGAGAGCTCATCCTCGGTCTGCTGTGGTATGTGTTCTATGGGAGGAAGGTATACCATGGTCCCATTGTTGAGGCTGGCGTCATTCCTATGGAGGGTGGATTTGTGGTACAAGGGCAGCGGGAAGACTTCTGA
- a CDS encoding uncharacterized protein (ID:PFLUO_001783-T1.cds;~source:funannotate), whose translation MGSEINWALRPSYSPEQLARYFDRIELPRKYRESPVVKAGPGVDDESALAFLGALQRHQLAAVPFENLNLHYSVHRSISLDAQKIFEKIVDTKSARGGYCMENSTLFGTVLRSLGYNVTSVGGRVNEAAQPMSASKNWKGPKYDGWNHMVNLVTIGEQKYLIDVGFGSNGPHQPIRLAQNFEFHNIGDQSGRLLYAPIPQHTGKGQALWQYEMRNGGGAWTPAYCFTETEFLPEDFAIINYFMSTSRESWFTFHIVCVRMLLGDEGQLVGDLTLFNDVLKRRLGATSEVVQSFSSDEERVVALEKYFRIPISLAERESIRHTISEIL comes from the exons ATGGGCTCTGAGATCAATTGGGCACTGCGCCCCTCTTATTCCCCGGAGCAATTGGCCCGGTACTTCGACCGGATTGAACTTCCTCGGAAATATCGGGAATCACCAGTAGTCAAGGCTGGACCCGGAGTCGACGATGAGTCCGCTCTGGCGTTCCTGGGAGCACTACAGCGTCACCAACTGGCAGCGGTGCCATTTGAAAACCTCAACCTTCACTACTCAGTTCACCGTAGCATTTCCCTAGATGCTCaaaagatcttcgagaagatcgtgGATACCAAGTCCGCTCGAGGTGGTTATTGCATGGAGAATAGCACTCTATTTGGGACAGTTCTGCGCAGCCTTGGATACAATGTCACTTCCGTCGGAGGTCGCGTCAACGAAGCGGCACAACCCATGTCCGCTTCCAAAAACTGGAAGGGCCCCAAATACGACGGATG GAACCACATGGTCAACCTCGTTACTATTGGGGAGCAAAAGTACCTGATCGACGTTGGATTTGGTTCCAATGGCCCGCACCAGCCCATTCGGCTGGCGCAGAATTTTGAATTCCACAACATAGGCGACCAGTCCGGGCGACTCCTCTATGCTCCCATCCCCCAGCACACTGGCAAGGGCCAAGCTCTGTGGCAGTACGAAATGCGTAACGGGGGCGGAGCATGGACCCCGGCCTACTGCTTTACCGAGACAGAGTTTCTTCCGGAGGATTTCGCAATCATCAACTATTTCATGAGCACCAGCCGGGAGAGCTGGTTTACTTTTCATATAGTTTGTGTCCGAATGCTCCTGGGCGACGAAGGCCAGCTCGTGGGTGATCTGACACTATTCAATGATGTGCTGAAGCGTCGCCTGGGGGCGACGTCTGAGGTGGTGCAATCATTTAGCTCCGACGAGGAACGCGTGGTGGCTCTGGAGAAGTATTTTAGGATCCCCATCTCGTTggcggagagagagagtatCCGCCATACCATTTCAGAGATCCTATAG
- a CDS encoding uncharacterized protein (ID:PFLUO_001784-T1.cds;~source:funannotate) has product MDLIIGADGIHSKVREVVVPPSHPEPASCGLSVYRFVLPMDVLRNKDGKMPDILTFDEGNFVVVIAAGDEGNRNMVIYPCRELELMNFVCGVPDTSPKALAHLKSPASTQAIAKDMVEEFHGFPNWLLELFGCAFSISDLIELFPVVDQEPLPNYVKGRTMLIGDAAHAMAPYQAQATNQALEDVEGLSVILADVSSRDRIPSLLKVWDDIRRPHASFVQKDSLDSQAKLSTIHCSDKFLKFKPYVRMEEVLRQLSEQKEARNIA; this is encoded by the exons ATGGATCTGATCATTG GCGCCGATGGCATCCACTCCAAAGTTCGCGAAGTGGTTGTTCCGCCTTCGCACCCAGAGCCTGCCTCGTGCGGGCTCTCCGTGTACCGCTTTGTTCTCCCCATGGATGTCCTCAGAAATAAGGACGGCAAAATGCCAGACATACTCACCTTCGACGAGGGTAACTTCGTAGTCGTCATTGCTGCGGGCGATGAGGGCAACCGCAACATGGTCATTTATCCCTGCCGTGAGCTCGAGCTTATGAATTTCGTCTGCGGTGTCCCTGATACAAGCCCTAAGGCTTTAGCTCATCTTAAATCACCTGCCAGCACCCAAGCTATCGCAAAGgacatggtcgaggagtTTCATGGGTTTCCCAACTGGCTTCTAGAGCTCTTCGG CTGCGCATTCAGCATCTCTGACCTGATAGAGCTCTTCCCTGTGGTCGATCAAGAGCCTCTGCCCAATTATGTCAAGGGCCGTACCATGCTAATTGGAGATGCTGCACACGCCATGGCGCCGTACCAGGCACAGGCGACGAACCAAGCCCTTGAAGATGTGGAGGGCCTCAGCGTCATTCTTGCGGATGTTTCTAGCCGCGATAGAATCCCAAGTCTCCTGAAAGTGTGGGATGACATACGCCGGCCACACGCATCGTTTGTTCAAAAAGACTCGCTCGACTCGCAGGCCAAGCTCTCGACAATACATTGCAGCGATAAGTTTTTGAAGTTCAAGCCTTATGTCAGGATGGAAGAAGTGCTCAGGCAGCTCTCGGAGCAAAAGGAGGCTAGAAATATCGCTTAG
- a CDS encoding uncharacterized protein (ID:PFLUO_001785-T1.cds;~source:funannotate), which translates to MRVFVTGSTGFVGSAVVKELLTAGHEVLGLARSDKGVEQLKGQGAEALRGTIEDLQVLKKGASDCDAVIHLAFVNNFADFAGSCATDRAAITAMGSVLAAAGGDRALVITSGTMMLAQGKLGDEDHGADMTNPMAAARGASEPVCLEFAKQGVRASVIRLPPATHGPGVSGFAGMFVTVALEKGVSAYVAEGQNRWSAGHRDDAAKLYRLAVEKAKPGSIFHAVAEEGVPLKDIATEVGKQLNIPVVSIPAEEVEDHFGWFHFGSTADNEASSAKTRERLGWTPVGPTLIEDIPGVIDFVKSQAA; encoded by the coding sequence ATGCGTGTCTTCGTCACAGGTTCTACGGGCTTCGTCGGTTCAGCCGTCGTGAAAGAGCTGCTTACCGCAGGACACGAAGTCCTCGGCCTAGCTCGCAGCGACAAGGGAGTCGAGCAGTTGAAGGGCCAAGGCGCCGAGGCCCTGCGTGGCACCATCGAGGACCTACAAGTTCTCAAGAAGGGTGCCTCTGATTGTGACGCCGTCATTCACCTAGCCTTCGTCAACAACTTCGCCGATTTCGCTGGCTCCTGTGCCACGGACCGGGCTGCCATCACTGCGATGGGCTCTGTCTTggctgccgccggcggcgaccGCGCCCTGGTCATCACCTCAGGCACCATGATGCTGGCACAGGGCAAGCTGGGAGACGAGGACCATGGGGCCGACATGACCAACCCAATGGCCGCAGCCCGCGGCGCCTCGGAACCAGTCTGTCTCGAGTTCGCCAAACAAGGCGTGCGCGCCAGCGTCATACGTCTGCCGCCCGCGACACATGGCCCTGGTGTTTCGGGGTTCGCGGGGATGTTTGTCACTGTCGCGCTGGAAAAGGGTGTTTCGGCCTATGTCGCCGAAGGCCAAAACCGCTGGAGCGCCGGCCACCGCGACGACGCTGCGAAACTGTAtcggctggcggtggagaaggccaagccCGGTTCCATCTTCCATGCGGTGGCCGAAGAGGGTGTGCCGCTGAAGGACATTGCGACTGAGGTTGGGAAGCAGCTTAATATTCCCGTTGTCAGCATCCCAGCGGAGGAAGTTGAAGATCATTTCGGCTGGTTTCATTTTGGGTCCACAGCCGATAATGAGGCCTCGAGCGCAAAGACGAGGGAGCGATTAGGGTGGACTCCTGTGGGCCCGACATTGATCGAAGATATCCCGGGTGTTATCGATTTTGTGAAATCTCAGGCTGCCTGA